The following coding sequences are from one Shewanella putrefaciens window:
- the putP gene encoding sodium/proline symporter PutP: protein MNSLSYVSLGIYFIAMLAIGLFAYRKSTSDVSGYILGGRKVSPQVTALSAGASDMSGWMLMGLPGAMFLVGFETIYIALGLLIGALINYLVVAPKLRVYTEVANNALTIPEFFAKRFGNANSSIRIIAAVIIVIFFTLYTSAGLVAGGKLFESAFGLNYNIGLVVTLSVVVSYTLLGGFLAVSLTDFVQGCIMFVALVLVPVVAYQEFTSADRMMNFAYQSIPHFSDAMQNVTFLGLISSLSWGLGYFGQPHIIVRFMAIRSVADIKMARRIGISWMTVTIVGALATGLVGIAYANKFGMKLNDPETIFIVFSELLFHPLISGFLLAAILAAIMSTISSQLLVSSSSLTEDIYQVVSKKESSEKDMVKMGRYGVAGVGIVATLLALDRSNSILSLVSNAWAGFGAAFGPLVLFSLYKANLTHKAAIAGIVSGALTVLFWIYAPVLADGKALTSIVYEMIPGFIVSSAVIWLVSFLDTEPSAKTTKMFHKAGRVLAEEG, encoded by the coding sequence CTATATTTTAGGTGGCCGTAAAGTGAGTCCGCAGGTCACTGCACTCTCGGCTGGCGCATCGGACATGAGTGGCTGGATGCTTATGGGTCTTCCGGGTGCAATGTTTCTAGTGGGTTTTGAAACCATTTACATCGCCCTCGGATTATTGATTGGTGCTCTAATCAATTATTTGGTGGTGGCGCCTAAATTGCGGGTTTACACTGAAGTCGCAAATAATGCCCTTACGATTCCTGAGTTTTTTGCGAAACGCTTTGGTAATGCAAACAGTAGTATCCGTATTATCGCCGCAGTGATCATAGTGATCTTTTTTACCTTATACACCTCCGCAGGATTAGTTGCGGGAGGTAAGTTATTTGAATCAGCTTTCGGCCTAAATTATAACATTGGCCTAGTCGTCACACTCAGCGTAGTGGTTTCTTATACTCTGCTTGGGGGCTTTTTAGCCGTAAGCCTGACCGACTTTGTGCAAGGTTGCATTATGTTTGTTGCCTTAGTCTTAGTGCCTGTAGTTGCTTATCAAGAATTTACCAGCGCCGATAGGATGATGAACTTTGCCTATCAGTCAATTCCGCATTTTAGCGATGCAATGCAAAACGTCACCTTCCTAGGGCTTATATCAAGCCTATCCTGGGGGTTAGGTTATTTCGGCCAACCACATATTATCGTGCGCTTTATGGCGATACGTTCAGTGGCGGATATTAAAATGGCAAGACGCATAGGTATCAGTTGGATGACAGTCACCATTGTTGGTGCTCTGGCGACGGGACTGGTCGGCATTGCTTATGCCAATAAATTTGGCATGAAACTTAACGATCCCGAAACCATCTTTATTGTGTTCTCTGAATTATTATTCCATCCCCTGATCAGTGGCTTCCTATTGGCGGCTATTCTTGCTGCGATTATGAGCACGATTTCATCGCAGTTATTGGTGTCATCGAGTTCGCTGACAGAAGATATTTATCAGGTGGTATCGAAAAAAGAGTCAAGCGAAAAAGACATGGTGAAAATGGGCCGTTACGGCGTGGCTGGTGTGGGTATTGTGGCAACACTTTTAGCGCTTGATCGCTCTAACAGTATTCTTTCGCTGGTCAGTAATGCTTGGGCAGGATTCGGCGCTGCCTTTGGTCCACTCGTGTTATTTAGCTTATATAAAGCGAACCTAACCCATAAAGCGGCCATTGCGGGAATCGTTTCAGGTGCACTTACAGTACTATTTTGGATTTACGCCCCCGTGCTTGCCGATGGTAAAGCATTAACTAGCATAGTGTATGAAATGATCCCCGGATTTATCGTCAGTAGCGCGGTCATTTGGCTAGTGAGCTTTCTTGATACTGAACCTAGTGCAAAAACCACTAAGATGTTCCACAAGGCGGGCCGTGTTTTAGCCGAAGAAGGATAA